In the genome of Candidatus Poribacteria bacterium, the window TCCCGTTTATAGGCGATCTGCTCACGGAGTTCCTTGATAGTCATTGCCCTTGGATCCTTCTGACTCCCGATAAAACGGGCAGGGTCTTCGTGGCGTTCAATCGTATAGGTATCAAAAGTTTCGTAATCAACCTCAACGCCTTGCTTAAAATGGCGGATGTATCCATCGGTGAGATCCCAGTGCGTGGATGTCCATGTCGCGGATTTCGCAAAGGTTATGCGGTCAAGTTGATCTTCAGCGTCATATTCATAAATCGTCAGTTGATTGATTTTCTGGGCATCTAAGGCGACTCGCTGCGAGTAAAAAACGCGATTATTTTTCCCTCTGAAGACAACATTTCTGCCGCGCTGAGGTTTCACCTTATTTTGCAAGAGATGTGCTTCATGAAAGGCAGGAGACGCAACTCGGTTGTAAAAAATAGCGAAGAGTCCACAGATAATGAGTGTCACAATTAGGATAGGTGCAAGGAGTCGGTAAACGCTTATGCCACCAGCTTTCATCGCTGTGAATTCGTTGCTCCTAACCATCCGTCCGAGCGTAAAAAAGACAGCGACAAAACCAGCAATCGGCACCATTTCCATAATCCGGCGGGGTGCTTGATATAAAACAATCTTAACAGCGGTGATATAAGAGATGTCGTCTTCAAATTTCTTCAGGTCGTAGTCCAACAACCGCACGATGACAATCAACGCGATAAAGAACACGAGACCGACAACAAAGGCTCTGAGGTATTCGCGAAGCAGGTACCGGTCAAGAATGTTCAAGGCATGCATCCTACATCAATATTTTTAAGATCTTGCGCGATTAAAAACTTTGCAGACATACAGTGCGAAGCCTCGATTAAAATTCAGCTTTCCTACTAACGACGAGTGGTAACGTGCTGTCACGGTCGCGCCACGCATGAATCTTCCCTTCGGCGATAACCCAGAAGTTAAATCCAATCCCTAACACGCCGATTACAATATTGGGTAGCCACATAGCAAAGGCTGGCGACAAGGTGCCATTTATGCCTGTATTCTGACCAATCTGGAGCAGCAAATAGTACAGCACAATTACCGCTAAGCCAAGCCCAAAACCGAGCATTCTACCGCCCTTTTTCACCATCAATCCCAGCGGAATACCTATTACACCGAGTACGAGGCAGGCAAAAGGGATAGAGAATTTCTTGTGGTATTCAACCTCAGCAGAACGAATTTTCCGGAGGAGGTAGTCCGGGTTGTTACTGTTTGGGAGCGTGGATTTCAATTTCCCGATGAACGCACTGAGTTGCGAAATGTGCATTGAACGCGGGTTCTGGTTCTGAAACGCACTCCGTTCAAGATCTTCGGTCAACTGGAGCGCGAGTTGTTGTTGTTGAAATTTTGTTACACGGAACTCGTCTAAATTGCCGGTCGCGGGTTCATAAGTGAGTCC includes:
- a CDS encoding LptF/LptG family permease, whose protein sequence is MNILDRYLLREYLRAFVVGLVFFIALIVIVRLLDYDLKKFEDDISYITAVKIVLYQAPRRIMEMVPIAGFVAVFFTLGRMVRSNEFTAMKAGGISVYRLLAPILIVTLIICGLFAIFYNRVASPAFHEAHLLQNKVKPQRGRNVVFRGKNNRVFYSQRVALDAQKINQLTIYEYDAEDQLDRITFAKSATWTSTHWDLTDGYIRHFKQGVEVDYETFDTYTIERHEDPARFIGSQKDPRAMTIKELREQIAYKREAGQISRKEQVKLYHKTAYPFAAVVVVMLGAPIAIRFGRAGFFAGLVIAFFLSFIYWALSFATLEGLSENGKLHPFLACWGANILYAAVGSILIWRTPK